The Desulfoscipio gibsoniae DSM 7213 genome contains a region encoding:
- a CDS encoding DEAD/DEAH box helicase — protein MLNPVTLSRAIKDTFADYVATTLSVSDSKYSALLKEELRKDGVISKGPYLELGDAYQTGATIQELIAGGIMSPLFTSLGRGFKLERPLYVHQEDAVHAALNGDNMIVTTGTGSGKTECFLLPVVNDLLREIEGHGKLGDGVRAIVIYPMNALINDQVKRLREIFQDSNITFGVYNGNTEHKKEDGLLKYRNTYGCDPLPNECVSRDAMREKPPHILITNYSMLEYMCIRPNDDDVFRNAKLRFVILDEAHIYKGATGIEASMLVRRVETRLTEKGQSPQYILTSATLGDKNSDPQILAFGKNLCGHDFQTIIRSVAIVHKIPSVTKELSREEIFSLADTPDNKLFDVCNGSKQYHIIRANSKQPLTLAELAEKTDMDERELVSLIAACVRAVNEDGVPLVRARYHLFVRALEGAYITLIAPFQMSLTPETEMNGQLAFECAVCTDCGRIAVIGVIDKKSGKLKLPENSLDPSAEYFLLKDDSDGLLTDDETEAEPDEYILCAKCGTIRHIGDKSVCNCMREYGVYVTRSAKSKDSGLVRCPACSYGELRRFYLGSEAATAVLATALYENMPDDRTRRFLCFSDSRGDAAFFAPYMERSYKDFLRRRGIWYVAEQHRAELQHEPWTLSTFADELARYFDVNKTFATLDKNETLTPKSRRNAWIALISEMYAARRPSSLSSLGAVSILPTCNKDIAPKFADKYNISNDEAKTLLDLLLMDVVFHGAIQEPTKSPLDGEDLEMIFYSSFRKFVTRCKTGKKAGSIMGWLPRTHKNGRFYPNGRLRRIVSTLGVTDDEAYKIAGDYFDLLTDILKTPKNKGEGRFLSAEDFVITVPTEGEIYRCEMCGRVTTMNFKGRCAYPRCNGKLSAVSPLKLQEDNHYATLYSKDDLAAFYIREHTAQIEKDSACKYQEQFLKGEINALSCSTTFEMGVDIGSLETIFLRNTPPSPANYVQRAGRAGRDLRSAAFALTYAKLGSHDFTFFARPTDMISGKIKAPAFEIRNEKIVLRHIYAVAFSYFFNANIDVYNSNDADVFLNGNGFERLCEFLAAKPKIIMEYLERCVPTELFDTLGVSTFSWIDRLVGENGTLTIAVNDFRDLTTWLTEQIEIAAKDKKYQEAARFERLLKDHRRSTAEGDGHKKTDLIDFLVRSGVLPKYGFPVDVVELRPNSINDTKQTVELQRDLQLGISEYAPGAEVVADGNIYRSRYIAKDRRKTADWEIYYTATCPKCEVINFSKKPVDTEQPCVACGTSIDSGWKKNIEPRKGFVVGTDASDVVPAGSRKPRKYHRGDIIYLGDAERHELGVRTFEFGERQVVLHSTANDSLMISCDAEFSVCSFCGYSKSRKEQKKRNFVVEEEHKTSYGQYCSNTKLYPYRLSHIFKTDVVQLTFADDADRATMLSTLYAILRAASLVLDIESTDINGCLYASNGNVRYSIILYDSVPGGAGHIHRVSNDENVFRNVIRQAYTLCNDCQCSPSCYKCLRDYYNQNVHAILSRKAVVEFLGQYIL, from the coding sequence ATGTTAAATCCCGTAACGCTCTCGCGAGCCATCAAGGACACCTTCGCTGATTACGTCGCGACAACCCTCTCTGTCTCCGACTCTAAATATTCCGCGCTTTTGAAAGAAGAATTACGGAAAGACGGAGTTATATCGAAAGGACCATATTTAGAATTGGGTGATGCCTATCAAACGGGGGCGACAATTCAGGAACTTATTGCTGGCGGTATAATGTCGCCGTTATTTACATCATTGGGACGCGGATTCAAGCTCGAACGACCGCTTTATGTTCATCAGGAAGATGCCGTCCACGCTGCATTGAATGGCGACAATATGATTGTGACAACGGGTACTGGTTCTGGTAAGACGGAGTGTTTCCTCCTGCCTGTGGTCAATGACTTGCTGCGCGAAATAGAAGGTCACGGCAAACTTGGCGATGGAGTTCGCGCCATTGTCATTTATCCTATGAACGCTCTTATTAACGATCAAGTAAAGCGTTTGAGAGAGATATTCCAAGACAGTAACATTACTTTCGGAGTATACAACGGAAACACCGAACATAAAAAGGAAGACGGTTTGCTAAAATATAGAAACACTTATGGATGTGACCCGCTCCCAAACGAATGTGTATCGCGTGATGCAATGCGCGAAAAGCCGCCGCACATTCTGATTACCAATTACTCCATGTTGGAATATATGTGCATACGTCCGAATGATGATGATGTTTTCCGTAATGCCAAACTTCGATTTGTCATATTGGACGAAGCCCATATTTATAAAGGCGCGACTGGAATAGAGGCCTCTATGCTGGTGCGACGCGTTGAAACACGCCTTACTGAGAAAGGCCAAAGCCCGCAATATATACTTACGAGCGCAACTTTGGGCGATAAGAACAGCGACCCGCAGATTTTAGCGTTCGGTAAAAACCTTTGTGGTCACGATTTTCAAACTATCATCCGTTCTGTTGCCATTGTCCACAAGATACCCAGCGTTACGAAAGAACTCTCAAGAGAAGAGATCTTTTCGTTAGCAGATACGCCGGATAACAAGTTGTTCGATGTATGCAACGGCAGTAAGCAATACCACATCATTAGGGCTAACTCCAAACAACCGCTTACTCTTGCCGAGTTAGCGGAAAAGACTGATATGGATGAGCGAGAACTGGTGAGTTTAATCGCCGCTTGTGTTCGTGCGGTTAATGAGGACGGTGTGCCGCTCGTGCGAGCAAGGTATCATCTGTTCGTCCGTGCGCTTGAAGGGGCATACATAACCCTTATTGCGCCATTCCAGATGTCGTTAACCCCGGAAACAGAGATGAACGGGCAACTGGCATTTGAGTGTGCCGTATGTACAGACTGTGGGCGTATTGCAGTCATCGGTGTCATTGACAAAAAAAGCGGCAAGCTGAAACTACCTGAAAACAGCCTTGACCCTAGTGCTGAATACTTCCTCCTAAAAGACGATTCTGACGGTTTACTGACTGATGATGAAACAGAAGCTGAACCCGATGAATATATCCTATGTGCGAAATGCGGAACGATACGTCACATCGGTGACAAGAGTGTTTGCAATTGTATGAGAGAATACGGTGTGTACGTAACAAGGTCCGCGAAAAGTAAGGATAGCGGATTGGTACGTTGCCCTGCCTGCTCATACGGGGAACTCAGACGGTTTTATCTTGGCAGCGAAGCAGCCACCGCCGTTCTTGCAACCGCCTTGTATGAGAATATGCCTGATGACAGGACACGCCGATTTCTGTGCTTTTCCGACAGTCGCGGTGATGCCGCCTTTTTCGCGCCTTATATGGAAAGAAGCTATAAGGACTTCTTGCGGCGGCGCGGCATTTGGTATGTCGCTGAACAGCACCGTGCGGAATTGCAGCACGAACCGTGGACTTTGAGTACGTTTGCTGATGAGTTAGCGCGGTACTTTGATGTGAACAAGACATTCGCAACACTTGATAAGAATGAAACTTTAACGCCTAAAAGCAGACGCAATGCGTGGATTGCGCTGATAAGCGAAATGTACGCCGCTCGTCGTCCGAGCAGTCTCTCATCGCTTGGCGCAGTTTCGATACTTCCCACCTGCAACAAGGATATTGCCCCTAAATTTGCGGATAAATACAACATATCTAATGACGAGGCAAAGACTTTGTTGGACTTGTTACTTATGGACGTAGTATTTCACGGCGCAATACAAGAGCCGACAAAATCCCCGCTCGACGGCGAAGATTTGGAGATGATTTTCTATTCTTCTTTCAGGAAATTTGTTACGCGCTGCAAAACAGGCAAAAAAGCAGGCTCTATTATGGGTTGGCTTCCGAGAACGCATAAAAATGGTCGGTTTTATCCTAACGGTCGTTTACGCCGCATAGTCTCCACGTTGGGAGTGACTGATGACGAGGCATATAAAATTGCCGGGGACTACTTCGATTTATTGACGGATATTTTGAAAACCCCTAAAAATAAAGGTGAAGGTAGATTCCTTTCAGCGGAGGATTTTGTAATTACCGTCCCGACCGAGGGTGAAATATATCGTTGTGAAATGTGTGGAAGAGTAACCACAATGAACTTTAAGGGCAGATGTGCCTATCCCCGTTGTAATGGCAAATTATCAGCGGTTTCACCATTGAAATTGCAGGAGGATAACCACTATGCTACTTTGTACTCCAAAGATGACCTTGCGGCATTCTATATCCGCGAGCATACGGCACAGATTGAAAAGGATAGTGCGTGTAAGTATCAGGAGCAATTTCTAAAAGGCGAGATTAACGCGTTAAGCTGTTCAACGACTTTTGAAATGGGCGTGGATATAGGCTCTCTTGAAACCATTTTCTTACGTAACACACCACCATCGCCTGCCAACTATGTGCAGAGAGCGGGACGCGCCGGGCGCGATTTGCGCTCTGCGGCGTTTGCGCTGACTTACGCAAAATTGGGTTCACACGACTTCACGTTTTTTGCACGACCCACCGATATGATTTCAGGCAAAATAAAGGCCCCGGCTTTTGAGATACGCAACGAAAAAATCGTACTGCGCCATATCTATGCTGTAGCGTTCTCCTACTTTTTCAATGCTAATATTGACGTATACAACAGCAACGATGCCGATGTTTTCCTTAACGGCAACGGATTTGAGCGGCTCTGCGAGTTTCTTGCTGCAAAGCCGAAAATCATTATGGAGTATTTAGAACGGTGCGTCCCTACGGAATTGTTTGATACGCTTGGCGTGAGTACATTCTCGTGGATAGACCGCCTTGTAGGAGAAAACGGAACGCTCACCATTGCGGTTAATGATTTCCGCGATTTAACAACGTGGCTTACTGAGCAAATAGAAATCGCTGCCAAAGACAAGAAATATCAAGAAGCGGCGCGTTTTGAACGTCTATTAAAAGACCATCGGCGTTCAACAGCGGAGGGTGATGGACACAAGAAAACCGACTTGATTGACTTTCTTGTCCGTTCCGGCGTACTGCCGAAGTATGGTTTTCCTGTCGATGTCGTTGAACTGCGCCCGAACAGCATTAACGATACTAAACAGACCGTTGAATTACAGCGCGATTTACAGCTTGGCATATCTGAATATGCTCCCGGAGCAGAAGTCGTTGCTGATGGTAATATATACCGTAGCCGCTACATTGCGAAAGACCGCCGTAAGACAGCCGACTGGGAAATCTATTACACGGCTACCTGTCCGAAATGCGAAGTTATCAATTTCAGCAAAAAGCCGGTTGATACGGAACAGCCCTGTGTCGCTTGCGGGACATCAATCGACAGCGGGTGGAAAAAGAACATTGAACCGCGAAAGGGGTTTGTTGTTGGAACAGACGCTTCTGATGTTGTTCCCGCCGGAAGCCGGAAGCCGCGGAAGTATCATCGCGGCGATATTATTTACTTGGGCGACGCAGAACGCCACGAATTAGGAGTACGCACCTTTGAATTCGGAGAAAGGCAGGTTGTACTTCATTCAACCGCTAATGATTCATTGATGATAAGCTGTGACGCTGAATTTAGCGTTTGCAGTTTTTGCGGGTACTCGAAAAGCCGTAAGGAACAGAAAAAGAGGAATTTTGTTGTTGAAGAAGAGCACAAGACTTCCTACGGGCAATACTGTTCCAATACGAAGCTATACCCATATCGCCTTTCACACATATTTAAGACCGATGTGGTACAGTTGACGTTTGCGGACGATGCTGATCGTGCTACGATGTTATCTACACTATACGCCATACTTCGGGCGGCATCTCTTGTGTTGGACATTGAAAGCACAGATATCAACGGGTGCTTATATGCCTCCAACGGAAACGTCAGGTATTCTATAATCCTTTACGATAGCGTGCCCGGCGGAGCAGGGCATATCCATCGGGTTTCAAACGATGAGAATGTGTTCCGAAATGTTATTCGTCAAGCATATACGCTCTGCAACGATTGCCAGTGTTCGCCGTCTTGTTATAAGTGTCTGCGCGATTACTATAATCAGAACGTTCACGCTATTCTAAGCCGAAAAGCTGTGGTCGAATTTTTAGGTCAGTATATTCTGTAA